AATCTAAATACAAACGGTATCCTATTTGACTATTTTCCCAACCTGGCCCTTCGTAGCGAATAAACCAAGAATGGTCGGTATGTTCTGAAGGTACTTGAAGTGAATCTACATTTTTGAATGTTCCGTCTATATATTCCTTATGTCCTCTATTGCCATCAACCCATTTTCCTCCTTCTGCAATAGAAATTTCTGCATAAGTTGTTGAAGCTGTTTTTTCTTCTGAAACCTCAATATTACTAGATTCAGAATTTATCTTGGATTGTTTTTCTTTACAAGAAAATAGACTTAAAAGGGCAATTGATAAAACTGCTATTTTTTTCATATTAAGTTCGTTTTTAATATTGTTTTCCGTTAATAGTTGTATTTTTAAATACTAATGGCTCTGAGTTTTCTATAGATAAATCTGTTTTAGCACCTTTGATATGAACATTAGTTAATGTGACATTTTTAACTGGATTTTCTGCTCTTCCTTTTATTAAAATTCCATATTTTCCGCCATTTTCTACTTCAATATCTTCAAGGTGTATATTTTTTATAGAAGGAATAAAATCACCTTCTTGATTCGCATAAATCCCATAATAGGTGTTAATTTTTAAAACAGCTTCTTTTACTTGACCAACATGAATGTTTTTAACATAAACATTCTCAACAAAGCCACCTCTTAATGTATTTGTTTTTATTCGAATAGCTCGATCTAAATTAGGACTATCCATTTTACAATTTCTAACATACACGTTTCTTACACCAGCCGAAATTTCACTACCCATTACAACGCCTCCATGACCATCTTTCATATCGCAATTTTCAACGACTATATTTTCACTTGGAATATTAATACGTCGGCCTTCTTCATTTCTTCCTGACTTAATAGCAATACAATCGTCGCCAGTATCAAACGTACAATTTGTTATGTGTACATATTTTGAATATTCTGGGTCGCAACCATCGTTGTTTGGACCGTGGCTACTTACAGTTACACCATCAACTCTTACGTAATTACATTTTATAGGATGTAAAACCCAAAAAGGAGCGTTTGTAAAAGTAACGCCTTGTATCAATACATTATCACATTCGAAAGGTTGAAAAAATAATGGACGTAACTGGTGTCCTTCTCCAAAAGTACGTTCTGCAACAGGTGTTGCGTTTTCGTTCATAGTACGTAATCTAGGTAAATTATGGTCGTCTTTTTGCTTTGGAGTTCCTTCTATGTGCCCATAACGTTCTGCACCACACCATGGCCACCAATTCTCTCTATCTGCTTGTCCATTAAAAGTTCCTTTACCAGTAACAGCAATATTATTTTGCTTGTATGCATAAATAAGCGGGGAGTAGTTCATTAATTCAACAGCTTCATAAGATGTATGAACTGCTGGTAAATAAGCACTTTTGTCTGTTGTAAATAAGACATTAGCACCTTCTTCTAAATGTAGGTTAACGTTACTTTTTAAAACAATTGGCCCAGTTAAAAAATTACCTGAAGGAATAATAACTTTTCCTCCCCCAGATTTATTACAAGAATCAATTGCTTTTTTAATGGCTTGTGTATTTAAAGTTTTACCATCTGCAATAGC
The nucleotide sequence above comes from Flavobacteriaceae bacterium HL-DH10. Encoded proteins:
- a CDS encoding glycoside hydrolase family 28 protein; translated protein: MKLDTKKALNLLLCIAIFSITLNSCKDKVKEEKITEIDPFDTADEIISKIKKLEFPDNTINIVDLGAIADGKTLNTQAIKKAIDSCNKSGGGKVIIPSGNFLTGPIVLKSNVNLHLEEGANVLFTTDKSAYLPAVHTSYEAVELMNYSPLIYAYKQNNIAVTGKGTFNGQADRENWWPWCGAERYGHIEGTPKQKDDHNLPRLRTMNENATPVAERTFGEGHQLRPLFFQPFECDNVLIQGVTFTNAPFWVLHPIKCNYVRVDGVTVSSHGPNNDGCDPEYSKYVHITNCTFDTGDDCIAIKSGRNEEGRRINIPSENIVVENCDMKDGHGGVVMGSEISAGVRNVYVRNCKMDSPNLDRAIRIKTNTLRGGFVENVYVKNIHVGQVKEAVLKINTYYGIYANQEGDFIPSIKNIHLEDIEVENGGKYGILIKGRAENPVKNVTLTNVHIKGAKTDLSIENSEPLVFKNTTINGKQY